In Xanthomonas sp. SI, the following are encoded in one genomic region:
- a CDS encoding fimbria/pilus periplasmic chaperone, translating to MFRLPIAAALWLAAILAAQAASLQVAPTSVQLTAEQSAQGLWLSNSGDTPLQAQVRVFRWRQQDGEDLLDPSDKIAISPPMLELAPHSRQLVRIIRLDDAPRTTEDTYRVLVDELPSADATANASGLQFVLRYSVPIFVKPAAAAAPALQARLIRDAAAPALEVINQGSQHAQLVDLHFVASDGTRAAIADGLAGYVLPGQHKRWPLPPALVRADGTFKATINGEPIAQSLALDAQAP from the coding sequence GTGTTTCGTTTGCCGATCGCCGCCGCGCTGTGGCTGGCGGCGATCCTGGCAGCCCAGGCCGCCAGCCTGCAGGTCGCACCGACCTCGGTGCAGTTGACCGCGGAACAGTCGGCGCAGGGCCTGTGGCTGAGCAACAGCGGCGACACGCCGCTGCAGGCCCAGGTACGGGTATTCCGCTGGCGCCAGCAGGACGGCGAGGACCTGCTCGACCCCAGCGACAAGATCGCGATCAGCCCGCCGATGCTGGAACTGGCGCCGCACTCGCGACAACTGGTACGCATCATCCGCCTGGACGATGCGCCCAGGACCACCGAGGACACCTATCGGGTCCTGGTCGACGAACTGCCGTCGGCGGACGCCACGGCCAACGCGTCCGGCCTGCAGTTCGTGCTGCGCTACTCGGTGCCGATCTTCGTCAAGCCGGCCGCCGCCGCGGCCCCCGCATTGCAGGCACGGCTGATCCGCGACGCCGCCGCACCGGCGCTGGAGGTCATCAACCAGGGCAGCCAACACGCGCAGCTGGTGGACCTGCATTTCGTCGCCAGCGACGGCACCCGTGCCGCGATCGCCGACGGTCTGGCCGGCTACGTGCTGCCGGGCCAACACAAGCGCTGGCCGCTTCCTCCTGCACTGGTGCGTGCCGACGGCACGTTCAAGGCCACGATCAACGGTGAGCCCATTGCTCAGTCGCTCGCGCTGGACGCACAGGCTCCTTGA
- a CDS encoding fimbria/pilus periplasmic chaperone — translation MSGRPSGWIAGLLLALLPSLAAAAGVRISPTIVQIPPGAQTAEIWLSNTQDRTWQAQAKLYRWHQAEGMEQLQATDDVQVSPRLIDIPAQGRQLLRVVRTGPAATDGELAYRLVLEERPDADVAADPRLLLRYSTPVFLSPPGTAPAAALSASLVAGAYGPELQVRNRGKAHARLSDLSHVGADGRQLTLFHNLAGYVLAGEQKRWPLPVEFGTARGGHFAARLDNQAELQPLLAE, via the coding sequence GTGAGCGGCCGCCCTAGCGGTTGGATCGCCGGCCTGCTGCTGGCGCTGCTGCCGAGCCTGGCCGCGGCCGCCGGCGTGCGCATCAGCCCGACCATCGTGCAGATCCCGCCCGGCGCCCAGACCGCCGAGATCTGGTTAAGCAATACCCAGGACCGGACCTGGCAGGCGCAGGCCAAGCTGTACCGTTGGCACCAGGCAGAAGGCATGGAGCAATTGCAGGCGACCGACGATGTCCAGGTCAGCCCGCGCCTGATCGACATCCCCGCGCAGGGGCGGCAGCTGCTGCGGGTGGTGCGTACCGGGCCGGCCGCGACCGACGGCGAGCTCGCCTACCGCCTGGTGCTGGAAGAACGCCCGGACGCGGACGTAGCCGCCGATCCGCGCCTGCTGCTGCGCTATTCCACCCCGGTGTTCCTGTCCCCGCCCGGTACCGCACCGGCCGCCGCGCTCAGTGCCAGCCTGGTCGCCGGCGCCTACGGCCCCGAACTGCAGGTGCGCAACCGCGGCAAGGCGCACGCGCGGCTCAGCGACCTGAGCCACGTCGGCGCCGACGGGCGCCAGCTGACCCTGTTCCACAACCTGGCCGGCTACGTGCTGGCCGGGGAACAGAAGCGCTGGCCGCTGCCGGTCGAGTTCGGCACCGCGCGCGGCGGCCATTTCGCCGCCCGGCTCGACAACCAGGCCGAGCTGCAGCCGCTGCTGGCCGAATGA
- the rpsB gene encoding 30S ribosomal protein S2, whose product MPQVTMRQMLEAGVHFGHQTRYWNPKMAPYIFGARGKIHIINLEKTVPLFNDAMNFISSVAQKRGTILFLGTKRSARDSVKEEAERCGQPFMTQRWLGGTLTNFRTVKQSVARLKELEAAETDGTFDKLVKHEVLTLRREREKLLASLGGIKEMNRLPDALFVIDIGHEDIAIKEAKKLGIPVIAVVDTNYNPELVDYAIPGNDDAIRAVQLYARAAADAVLEGKAAAPNAASVREEEFSSEAGDDKGRGPRKNGKKAEEAAAPAAE is encoded by the coding sequence ATGCCCCAAGTCACCATGCGTCAGATGCTGGAAGCCGGCGTCCACTTCGGCCACCAGACCCGCTACTGGAACCCCAAGATGGCGCCGTACATCTTCGGCGCGCGCGGCAAGATCCACATCATCAACCTCGAGAAGACGGTTCCGCTGTTCAACGACGCGATGAACTTCATCTCCAGCGTCGCGCAGAAGCGCGGCACCATCCTGTTCCTGGGCACCAAGCGCAGCGCCCGCGACTCGGTGAAGGAAGAAGCCGAGCGTTGCGGCCAGCCGTTCATGACCCAGCGCTGGCTGGGCGGCACGCTGACCAACTTCCGCACCGTCAAGCAATCGGTGGCGCGCCTGAAGGAACTGGAAGCGGCGGAAACCGACGGCACCTTCGACAAGCTGGTCAAGCACGAAGTGCTGACCCTGCGCCGCGAGCGCGAGAAGCTGCTGGCCTCGCTGGGCGGCATCAAGGAAATGAACCGCCTGCCCGACGCGCTGTTCGTCATCGACATCGGCCATGAAGACATCGCCATCAAGGAAGCCAAGAAGCTCGGCATCCCGGTGATCGCGGTGGTCGACACCAACTACAACCCGGAACTGGTGGACTACGCCATCCCGGGCAACGACGACGCCATCCGTGCCGTGCAGCTGTACGCCCGCGCCGCCGCCGACGCCGTGCTGGAAGGCAAGGCCGCCGCGCCGAACGCCGCCAGCGTGCGCGAGGAAGAGTTCAGCAGCGAAGCCGGCGACGACAAGGGCCGCGGCCCGCGCAAGAACGGCAAGAAGGCCGAAGAAGCCGCCGCTCCCGCCGCCGAGTAA
- a CDS encoding GGDEF domain-containing protein encodes MRPELEAILAHSRNLPSPPGIALRIIDLAQDPDVDLATTADTIAMDMALSARMLRIANSPLYASRRRIDNLGQALTMLGLNAALSLALGFSMVQSLRDGAGAGDLQERVWRRSVLSALASRLLGQAMGLRKQEELMLAGLLQDMGALALLHICHDDYAPLLREAGGSGSETLIAMERERLGCDHAEVGAWLAQKWKLPGYLQRSIGHSAGTELAPDTFGKCVLLSGSVADIWLSSDVDAARGLAMERAYRELQLDSRRFDEVIAGMAEALPVIGPIFDVRIAQPERIDAIISHARELMVLRNLRQIQEATLARHQADESEHRARRLAEQASRDALTGVYNRHQLDILLSQQFDLASRHDWPLSIAFIDLDDFKKINDAHGHLIGDQVLRAFAQALQPLLRGSDTVARFGGEEFLVLLPNTSEEAALSVIRRILIEIAQRPMVELQSGPLHISFSAGVATQGGRERFGTAQELLQAADDMLYSSKHGGRNRVTARSFRDTLA; translated from the coding sequence ATGCGCCCTGAACTCGAAGCCATCCTGGCTCACTCCCGAAACCTGCCCTCGCCGCCCGGGATTGCGCTGCGCATCATCGACCTGGCCCAGGATCCGGACGTCGATCTGGCCACCACCGCCGACACCATCGCGATGGACATGGCGCTGAGCGCGCGCATGCTGCGCATCGCCAATTCGCCGCTGTACGCCAGCCGGCGCCGCATCGACAACCTCGGCCAGGCGCTGACCATGCTCGGGCTCAACGCCGCGCTGAGCCTGGCGCTGGGCTTCTCGATGGTGCAGAGCCTGCGCGACGGCGCCGGTGCCGGCGACCTGCAGGAACGGGTCTGGCGGCGCAGCGTGCTGTCGGCGCTGGCCAGCCGCCTGCTCGGCCAGGCCATGGGCCTGCGCAAGCAGGAGGAACTGATGCTGGCCGGGCTGCTGCAGGACATGGGCGCGCTGGCCCTGCTGCACATCTGCCACGACGACTACGCGCCGCTGCTGCGCGAAGCCGGCGGCAGCGGCAGCGAGACCCTGATTGCCATGGAGCGCGAGCGGCTCGGCTGCGACCACGCCGAGGTCGGCGCCTGGCTGGCGCAGAAGTGGAAGCTGCCCGGTTACCTGCAGCGCAGCATCGGCCACAGCGCCGGCACCGAACTGGCGCCGGACACCTTCGGCAAGTGCGTGCTGCTGTCCGGCAGCGTCGCCGACATCTGGCTGAGCAGCGACGTCGACGCCGCGCGCGGCCTGGCGATGGAGCGCGCCTATCGCGAACTGCAGCTGGACAGCCGCCGCTTCGACGAGGTGATCGCCGGCATGGCCGAAGCGCTGCCGGTCATTGGCCCGATCTTCGACGTGCGCATCGCGCAGCCGGAGCGGATCGACGCGATCATCAGCCATGCCCGCGAACTGATGGTGCTGCGCAACCTGCGGCAGATCCAGGAAGCCACCCTCGCCCGGCACCAGGCCGACGAATCGGAGCACCGCGCGCGGCGCCTGGCCGAGCAGGCCAGCCGCGACGCGCTGACCGGGGTGTACAACCGGCACCAGCTGGACATCCTGCTCAGCCAGCAGTTCGACCTGGCCAGCCGCCACGACTGGCCGCTGTCGATCGCCTTCATCGACCTGGACGACTTCAAGAAGATCAACGACGCCCATGGTCACCTGATCGGCGACCAGGTGCTGCGCGCGTTCGCGCAGGCCCTGCAGCCGCTGTTGCGCGGCAGCGATACCGTGGCGCGCTTCGGCGGCGAGGAATTCCTGGTGCTGCTGCCCAACACCAGCGAGGAGGCCGCGCTGAGCGTGATCCGGCGCATCCTCATCGAGATCGCGCAGCGGCCGATGGTCGAATTGCAGAGCGGGCCGCTGCACATCAGCTTCTCCGCCGGCGTCGCCACCCAGGGCGGGCGCGAGCGCTTCGGCACCGCACAGGAACTGCTGCAGGCCGCCGACGACATGCTCTACAGCTCCAAGCACGGCGGCCGCAACCGCGTCACCGCGCGCTCGTTCCGCGACACCCTGGCCTGA
- a CDS encoding fimbria/pilus outer membrane usher protein: protein MSPLLSRSRWTHRLLELLLALWASAAHLAAAQPSGPPPDQETLYLEVTLNETRKPGLFRFERDGARMLADAATLRQLGLRIGADPADAAIALEDLDGVRYRYDAGLQQLAIDAPVALLDVPLTRIDAQGSGPALPATSSPGALLDYDLYASRQGSASNLTASGELRAFGLGDGVLGRGMFRQSFVGRLYREPRRDWRSQAIRLDTQWWWSLPESMTSVVVGDTLSSSTSWSRTLRLGGIRVGRDFGLQPYRVTTPLPEFLGEVTVPSSVDLYVNGIRQYGSELPAGPFQLSAAPGVDGAGNAQLVITDAYGRSRSVEFPFYATQDLLADGLDDWSLALGRVREGYGSDAFAYAGDTVGSASWRRGLSAGFTAEAHAEAGAGIRNAGAGGIWLLPRAGVVGASLAHSQGNGLSGRQYALSYRWNNGRFNVSMDTQRAQRGYRDVASQYGAPPPRISERALAGVSWEQVGNVSMSYVRLSYPDSGDVRYASLFWTRALPWQSSLNLSVNQNLDQASDRSMYLGWSIALSGARQASVALQRVGERMSMAADLSRSAAADGGSGWRLQARSGQDSAGGLAEATWRGDTARYAAGLASYGGQAYGYAEASGGLAWIGGGWFPSRDLDQAFALVSTGGIADVPVLLENRPIGVTDARGFLLITPLMGWQHNQVSIDPMQLPPQMRPERVDQIVVPRDRSGVVVDFPIRSSDGVLVQLHDAQHAPLPVGSRVRGPGIAAVVGYDGEAYLEGLKLGRNELEVDMAAGSCRVTIEYAPQRRPARLGPLRCSAGPAP, encoded by the coding sequence GTGAGCCCATTGCTCAGTCGCTCGCGCTGGACGCACAGGCTCCTTGAGCTGCTGCTGGCGCTGTGGGCGAGCGCCGCACACCTCGCCGCCGCCCAGCCCAGCGGCCCGCCCCCGGACCAGGAAACGCTGTACCTGGAGGTCACCCTGAACGAAACCCGCAAGCCTGGACTGTTCCGCTTCGAACGCGACGGCGCGCGCATGCTCGCCGATGCGGCCACGCTGCGTCAGCTGGGCCTGCGTATCGGCGCCGACCCCGCCGACGCGGCGATCGCCCTGGAAGACCTGGACGGGGTGCGCTACCGCTACGACGCCGGCCTGCAGCAACTGGCGATCGATGCGCCGGTGGCGCTGCTCGACGTGCCGCTGACCCGCATCGACGCGCAGGGCAGCGGCCCGGCGCTGCCGGCGACCAGTTCGCCCGGCGCGCTGCTGGACTACGACCTGTACGCCAGCCGCCAGGGCAGCGCCAGCAATCTCACCGCGAGCGGCGAACTGCGCGCCTTCGGCCTGGGCGACGGCGTGCTCGGCCGCGGCATGTTCCGCCAATCCTTCGTCGGCCGTCTGTACCGCGAGCCGCGGCGCGACTGGCGCAGCCAGGCGATCCGCCTGGACACGCAATGGTGGTGGTCGCTGCCCGAGAGCATGACCAGCGTGGTGGTCGGCGATACGCTGAGCAGCAGCACCAGTTGGAGCCGCACGCTGCGTCTGGGCGGGATCCGCGTGGGCCGCGATTTCGGCCTGCAGCCGTACCGCGTGACCACCCCGCTGCCGGAATTCCTCGGCGAAGTGACGGTGCCGTCGAGCGTGGACCTATACGTCAACGGCATCCGCCAGTACGGCTCGGAGCTGCCGGCCGGGCCGTTCCAGCTGTCCGCCGCGCCCGGCGTGGACGGCGCCGGCAACGCGCAACTGGTCATCACCGACGCCTACGGGCGCAGCCGTTCGGTCGAGTTCCCGTTCTACGCCACCCAGGACCTGCTGGCCGATGGCCTGGACGACTGGTCGCTGGCGCTGGGCCGGGTCCGCGAGGGCTATGGCAGCGACGCCTTTGCCTATGCCGGCGATACCGTCGGCAGCGCCAGTTGGCGCCGCGGCCTCAGCGCCGGCTTCACCGCCGAGGCCCATGCCGAGGCCGGCGCCGGCATCCGCAACGCCGGTGCCGGCGGCATCTGGCTGCTACCGCGGGCCGGGGTGGTCGGCGCGTCATTGGCGCACAGCCAGGGCAATGGCCTGAGCGGCCGCCAGTACGCGCTCAGCTACCGCTGGAACAACGGCCGCTTCAACGTCTCGATGGATACCCAGCGCGCGCAGCGCGGCTATCGCGACGTGGCCTCGCAATACGGCGCACCGCCGCCGCGGATCAGCGAACGCGCGCTGGCCGGGGTCAGCTGGGAGCAGGTCGGCAACGTGTCGATGAGCTATGTGCGCCTGTCCTACCCGGACAGCGGCGATGTGCGCTATGCCAGCCTGTTCTGGACCCGGGCGCTGCCATGGCAGTCCTCGCTGAACCTGAGCGTCAACCAGAATCTGGACCAAGCCAGCGATCGCAGCATGTACCTGGGCTGGTCGATCGCGCTCAGTGGCGCGCGCCAGGCCAGCGTCGCGCTGCAGCGGGTCGGCGAGCGCATGAGCATGGCGGCCGATCTCAGCCGCTCGGCCGCCGCCGACGGCGGCAGCGGCTGGCGGCTGCAGGCGCGCAGCGGCCAGGACAGCGCCGGCGGCCTGGCCGAGGCCACCTGGCGGGGCGACACCGCACGCTATGCCGCCGGCCTGGCCAGCTACGGCGGCCAGGCCTATGGCTATGCCGAAGCTTCCGGCGGCCTGGCCTGGATCGGCGGCGGCTGGTTCCCCAGCCGCGATCTCGACCAGGCCTTCGCCCTGGTTTCCACCGGCGGCATCGCCGACGTGCCGGTGCTGCTGGAAAACCGCCCGATCGGGGTCACCGACGCACGCGGCTTCCTGCTGATCACGCCGCTGATGGGCTGGCAGCACAACCAGGTATCGATCGACCCGATGCAGCTGCCGCCGCAGATGCGTCCGGAGCGGGTCGACCAGATCGTGGTGCCGCGCGACCGCAGCGGCGTAGTGGTGGACTTCCCGATCCGCAGCAGCGACGGCGTCCTGGTGCAACTGCACGATGCGCAGCACGCGCCGCTACCGGTCGGCAGCCGGGTGCGCGGCCCGGGCATCGCCGCGGTGGTCGGCTACGACGGCGAGGCCTACCTGGAAGGGCTGAAGCTCGGCCGCAACGAACTGGAGGTGGACATGGCTGCAGGCAGCTGCAGGGTCACGATCGAATACGCGCCGCAACGGCGCCCGGCCCGCCTGGGGCCGCTGCGCTGCAGCGCAGGGCCGGCGCCGTGA
- a CDS encoding spore coat U domain-containing protein codes for MIRRAWQCGALLAVAAALAPAPAAAATTCTAVTTALDFGNVSASAATDSSAQITVTCQTGALSILGTIYVRMCLNIGEGAQGGGLGIAARRMLNPLSDSLGFQLYRDSARSLIWGSALNASTPLQVDLTYSSLLTGGSGSASYTIYGRVPLQSGIATGLYQNSFSGVFTNLQYRYDEPLIGTPASMPASCTTGGTGGATAAQFPFVSSANAATLCTIASIADLDFGSQSGLVDSALNYTTALSMNCRRRTAWQVSLDNGQYASGNLRRMRNAAGQYLRYELYRDAARSQRWGSTLNSDTQTGTGTGSTQSLTLYGQVPAAQTPPPGSYSDVVKVTVTY; via the coding sequence GTGATCCGTCGCGCATGGCAGTGCGGCGCGCTGCTGGCGGTGGCCGCGGCGCTGGCGCCAGCGCCGGCAGCCGCCGCCACCACCTGCACGGCGGTGACCACCGCGCTGGATTTCGGCAACGTCTCCGCCAGCGCCGCCACCGACAGCAGCGCGCAGATCACGGTCACCTGCCAGACCGGCGCGCTCAGCATCCTGGGCACGATCTATGTGCGCATGTGCCTGAACATCGGCGAGGGCGCGCAGGGCGGCGGCTTGGGCATCGCGGCGCGGCGCATGCTCAACCCGCTCAGCGACAGCCTCGGCTTCCAGCTGTACCGCGACAGCGCCCGCAGCCTGATCTGGGGCAGCGCACTGAACGCCTCCACGCCGCTGCAGGTGGACCTGACCTATTCGTCGCTGCTGACCGGCGGCAGCGGCAGCGCCAGCTACACCATCTATGGACGCGTCCCGCTGCAGAGCGGCATCGCCACCGGGCTGTACCAGAACAGCTTCAGCGGGGTGTTCACCAACCTGCAATACCGCTACGACGAACCGCTGATCGGCACCCCGGCCAGCATGCCCGCCTCTTGCACCACCGGCGGCACCGGCGGCGCCACCGCGGCGCAGTTCCCGTTCGTGAGTTCGGCCAACGCGGCCACGCTGTGCACCATCGCCAGCATCGCCGACCTGGACTTCGGCAGCCAGTCCGGCCTGGTCGACAGCGCACTGAACTACACCACCGCGCTGAGCATGAACTGCCGCCGGCGCACCGCCTGGCAGGTCAGCCTGGACAACGGCCAGTACGCCAGCGGCAACCTCCGGCGCATGCGCAATGCCGCAGGCCAGTACCTGCGCTACGAGCTGTACCGTGACGCGGCACGCAGCCAGCGCTGGGGCAGCACCCTGAACAGCGATACCCAGACCGGCACCGGAACCGGCAGCACCCAATCGCTGACCCTGTACGGCCAGGTGCCTGCAGCACAGACCCCGCCCCCCGGCAGCTACAGCGACGTGGTCAAGGTGACTGTGACCTACTGA
- the tsf gene encoding translation elongation factor Ts gives MEITASLVKELRERTGAGMMECKKALTENAGHIDNAAEWLRKSGLAKADKKADRVAAEGRIAMAQDGGKAVLVEINSETDFVAKDNNFLAFTEAVSQAALNSGAADAEALKSAKLPGGETVEEARAAVIAKVGENVQVRRLARIDSANNVAAYVHGGRIGVLVEIKGGDIELARGIAMHIAAMNPPHVKASDVPADFVAKEKEIELAKMSEKDKAKPADILEKIISGKIAKIVNEVTLYGQPYVLNTDQSVEQAVKAAGADVVGFQRLAVGEGIEKVVEDYAAEVMKQAGLA, from the coding sequence GTGGAAATCACCGCTTCCCTGGTCAAGGAACTGCGCGAGCGCACCGGCGCCGGCATGATGGAATGCAAGAAGGCGCTCACCGAGAACGCCGGCCATATCGACAACGCCGCCGAGTGGCTGCGCAAGTCGGGCCTGGCCAAGGCCGACAAGAAGGCCGACCGCGTCGCCGCCGAAGGCCGCATCGCGATGGCCCAGGACGGCGGCAAGGCCGTGCTGGTCGAGATCAACTCCGAGACCGACTTCGTCGCCAAGGACAACAACTTCCTGGCCTTCACCGAAGCCGTGTCCCAGGCTGCGCTGAACTCCGGCGCTGCTGATGCCGAAGCGCTGAAGAGCGCCAAGCTGCCCGGCGGCGAGACCGTCGAGGAAGCCCGCGCCGCGGTCATCGCCAAGGTCGGCGAGAACGTGCAGGTGCGCCGCCTGGCGCGCATCGACAGCGCCAACAACGTCGCCGCCTACGTGCACGGCGGCCGCATCGGCGTGCTGGTCGAGATCAAGGGCGGCGACATCGAGCTGGCCCGCGGCATCGCCATGCACATCGCGGCGATGAACCCGCCGCACGTGAAGGCGTCCGACGTCCCGGCCGACTTCGTCGCCAAGGAAAAGGAAATCGAGCTGGCCAAGATGTCGGAAAAGGACAAGGCCAAGCCGGCCGACATCCTGGAGAAGATCATCAGCGGCAAGATCGCCAAGATCGTCAACGAAGTCACCCTGTACGGCCAGCCTTACGTGCTGAACACCGACCAGAGCGTGGAGCAGGCGGTCAAGGCCGCCGGCGCCGACGTGGTCGGTTTCCAGCGCCTGGCCGTGGGCGAAGGCATCGAGAAGGTGGTGGAAGACTACGCCGCCGAAGTGATGAAGCAGGCCGGCCTGGCCTGA
- a CDS encoding spore coat U domain-containing protein, which translates to MQALHRALAITALLAAGTGVASAQTDSRTFNVKIVITSVCDIQTAPTDVDFGSVNSTQTSINSTGTLNVRCTSGTPYNIALNAGSGSGATVSSRTMGSADAGNTSRVPYALYRNSARTQNWGSTIGNDTQAGTGNGAVQPLVVYGQVASTNYPAGSYSDVVTATVTW; encoded by the coding sequence ATGCAAGCACTCCATCGCGCACTCGCCATCACCGCGTTGCTGGCCGCCGGGACCGGCGTGGCTTCCGCCCAGACCGACTCGCGCACCTTCAACGTCAAGATCGTGATCACCAGCGTCTGCGACATCCAGACCGCACCAACCGACGTCGATTTCGGCAGCGTCAACTCCACCCAGACCTCGATCAACAGCACCGGCACCTTGAACGTGCGCTGCACCTCGGGCACGCCGTACAACATCGCGCTCAACGCCGGCAGCGGCTCCGGGGCGACGGTGTCCTCGCGCACCATGGGCAGCGCCGACGCCGGCAATACCTCGCGCGTGCCGTACGCCCTGTACCGCAACTCGGCGCGCACGCAGAACTGGGGCTCGACCATCGGCAACGACACCCAGGCCGGTACCGGCAATGGTGCAGTGCAACCGCTCGTCGTCTACGGCCAGGTCGCCAGCACCAACTACCCTGCCGGTTCGTACAGCGACGTCGTCACCGCCACTGTGACCTGGTAA
- the pyrH gene encoding UMP kinase produces MSQLAYRRILLKLSGEALMGDGDYGIDPKVINRLAHEVIEAQQAGAEVALVIGGGNIFRGAGLAAGGMDRVTGDHMGMLATVINALAMQDALEKLGAKVRVMSAIKINDVCEDFIRRRAIRHLEKGRIAIFAAGTGNPFFTTDSGAALRAIEIGADLLLKATKVDGVYDKDPKKHADAVRFDSLTYDEVIARNLEVMDTAAFALARDSDLPLRIFNMGQPGELLKILHGAEIGTLVKGRS; encoded by the coding sequence ATGTCCCAGCTCGCCTATCGCCGCATCCTGTTGAAACTTTCCGGCGAAGCGCTGATGGGGGATGGGGATTACGGCATCGACCCCAAGGTCATCAACCGCCTGGCGCATGAAGTGATCGAGGCGCAACAGGCCGGCGCGGAAGTGGCGCTGGTGATCGGCGGCGGCAACATCTTCCGCGGCGCCGGCCTGGCCGCCGGCGGCATGGACCGGGTCACCGGCGACCACATGGGCATGCTGGCCACCGTCATCAACGCGCTGGCGATGCAGGACGCGCTGGAAAAGCTCGGCGCCAAGGTGCGGGTGATGAGCGCGATCAAGATCAACGACGTGTGCGAGGACTTCATCCGCCGCCGCGCGATCCGCCACCTGGAAAAGGGCCGCATCGCGATCTTCGCCGCCGGCACCGGCAATCCGTTCTTCACCACCGACTCCGGCGCGGCGCTGCGCGCGATCGAGATCGGCGCCGACCTGCTGCTGAAGGCGACCAAGGTCGATGGCGTGTACGACAAGGACCCGAAGAAGCACGCCGATGCGGTGCGCTTCGACAGCCTGACCTACGACGAAGTGATCGCGCGCAACCTGGAAGTGATGGACACCGCCGCCTTCGCGCTGGCCCGCGACAGCGACCTGCCGCTGCGCATCTTCAACATGGGCCAGCCCGGCGAGCTGCTGAAGATCCTGCATGGCGCGGAGATCGGGACGCTGGTCAAGGGACGTAGCTGA
- the map gene encoding type I methionyl aminopeptidase, producing the protein MTVNLKTPQDIEKMRIAGRLAAEVLDIIGPHVKPGVTTAELDRICHDHIVNVQQAVPANVGYRGYPKTVCSSVNNVICHGIPNESKVLKDGDIVNIDVTVIKDGWHGDTSRMYYVGTPSVMARRLVEATYEAMWRGIRAVRPGATLGDVGHAIQQYAEGERFSVVREYCGHGIGKVYHDEPQVLHYGRPGEGLVLKQGMTFTIEPMINEGSRYTRVLPDGWTVVTKDRKLSAQWEHMIAVTEDGVEVLTLSPGGLGEP; encoded by the coding sequence ATGACCGTCAATCTGAAAACCCCCCAGGACATCGAGAAGATGCGCATCGCCGGCCGCCTGGCCGCCGAGGTGCTGGACATCATCGGGCCGCATGTGAAGCCCGGCGTGACCACCGCCGAGCTGGACCGCATCTGCCACGACCACATCGTCAACGTGCAGCAGGCGGTGCCGGCCAATGTCGGCTATCGCGGCTACCCGAAGACGGTGTGCAGCTCGGTGAACAACGTGATCTGCCACGGCATCCCCAACGAGAGCAAGGTCCTCAAGGACGGCGACATCGTCAATATCGACGTCACCGTGATCAAGGACGGCTGGCATGGCGACACCAGCCGCATGTACTACGTCGGCACGCCGTCGGTGATGGCGCGGCGCCTGGTCGAGGCCACCTACGAGGCGATGTGGCGTGGCATCCGTGCGGTGCGGCCGGGCGCCACGCTCGGCGACGTCGGCCACGCGATCCAGCAGTACGCCGAAGGCGAGCGTTTCAGCGTGGTGCGCGAGTACTGCGGCCACGGCATCGGCAAGGTCTACCACGACGAGCCGCAGGTGCTGCACTACGGCCGCCCCGGCGAAGGCCTGGTGCTGAAGCAGGGCATGACCTTCACCATCGAGCCGATGATCAACGAAGGCTCGCGCTATACCCGCGTGCTGCCGGACGGCTGGACCGTGGTGACCAAGGACCGCAAGCTGTCGGCGCAGTGGGAGCACATGATCGCGGTCACCGAGGACGGCGTGGAAGTGCTGACCTTGTCGCCCGGCGGCCTCGGCGAGCCGTGA